From Desulfovibrio oxyclinae DSM 11498, the proteins below share one genomic window:
- a CDS encoding PAS domain-containing protein, producing MKFEKQFERLRRQAENIVDESGSNEAECLRRNFDEVLHELQIHQAELEIQNEELRSAQTALTRARNRYERLFHQAPVGYALLDRDGVVRDVNNTLCEMLGYTHADMVGKGITVFLADGDRNVFLGRYKAFFNQPGNKGLELRLQPAKGRPLNMRLEGSRLEESTGEYECRSVGSLMVSFSDITERVRAERQKSVAMQELQELTNTFVAMLDHTTDFLYFKDAGHRFTAVSQSMAELTGHAHWRDMLGKTDQDVFPEEHAVEYLKTERPVIAEGKSLLGVQEAYMRPDGEIGWVSSNKWPLLDDGGNIIGLFGMSRDITDLVLIEKELKRKVGEFESIFDSSALVTIYLKGDRRMHRVNKRFERMFGYTEDEVTGKHVSLLHVTPDDARRFEREHYEALKNGRVRQVEYPLKTKEGHRIWCSLSGKAVNPPALEEGVIWVVDDISERKELEQLKADVDRMMIHDLRSPLSGIIGLPQAMQQDENLTREQKELLHTIEQAGYRMLTQVNLSLDLYKMETGQYVYQPKSVDMCRVLKRVAADLASLAHVRGVRIRIAINGTDLASASNYMVTADELLINTLMSNLVANAVEASPFGSAVDVMLFTNERHHALAVHNLGTVPEEVRDDFFGKYVTHGKEKGTGLGTYSARLMSEAMDGDITMTTGEQSGTTVTFRLPK from the coding sequence ATGAAGTTCGAAAAGCAGTTTGAGCGTTTGCGTCGTCAGGCGGAGAACATAGTCGACGAGAGTGGCTCCAATGAGGCGGAGTGCCTGAGGCGCAATTTCGATGAAGTGCTGCACGAACTGCAGATTCATCAGGCCGAGTTGGAAATCCAGAACGAAGAGCTTCGAAGCGCCCAGACCGCGCTCACGCGGGCGCGGAACCGCTATGAACGCCTCTTCCATCAGGCTCCGGTGGGATATGCCCTGCTGGACCGCGATGGGGTAGTGCGCGACGTGAACAACACCCTGTGCGAAATGCTCGGGTATACGCATGCGGATATGGTGGGCAAGGGCATTACCGTCTTTCTGGCTGATGGCGACAGGAACGTTTTTCTCGGGCGCTATAAGGCCTTTTTCAACCAGCCGGGCAACAAAGGGCTTGAATTGCGTCTGCAGCCCGCAAAGGGAAGGCCGCTCAATATGCGGCTTGAGGGCTCACGTCTTGAGGAGTCGACCGGTGAGTACGAGTGCCGCTCTGTGGGATCGCTCATGGTCTCGTTCAGCGATATCACGGAACGGGTCAGGGCGGAGCGGCAGAAGTCCGTAGCCATGCAGGAACTTCAGGAGCTGACCAACACCTTCGTTGCCATGCTCGATCATACCACCGACTTTCTTTACTTCAAGGATGCGGGTCACCGTTTTACCGCCGTAAGCCAGTCCATGGCCGAACTTACGGGGCACGCACACTGGCGCGACATGCTCGGCAAGACCGATCAGGACGTTTTTCCTGAAGAACATGCCGTGGAATACCTGAAAACAGAACGCCCGGTCATTGCGGAGGGTAAGTCTCTTCTCGGGGTGCAGGAAGCCTACATGCGTCCGGACGGGGAAATCGGCTGGGTGAGCAGCAACAAGTGGCCTCTGCTCGACGATGGCGGCAACATCATCGGACTTTTCGGCATGTCCCGCGACATTACCGATCTGGTGCTGATCGAGAAAGAGCTGAAGCGCAAGGTGGGCGAGTTCGAAAGCATCTTCGACAGCAGCGCGCTGGTCACCATTTACCTCAAGGGCGATCGCCGGATGCATCGCGTCAACAAGCGGTTTGAGCGTATGTTCGGCTATACCGAGGATGAGGTGACCGGGAAGCATGTCTCACTGCTGCACGTGACTCCCGATGATGCACGGCGTTTTGAGCGCGAGCACTACGAGGCGCTGAAAAACGGCCGGGTCCGACAGGTGGAATACCCTCTGAAAACCAAGGAAGGGCATCGGATATGGTGCAGCCTCTCAGGTAAGGCCGTGAATCCCCCCGCTCTGGAAGAAGGCGTCATCTGGGTGGTGGACGACATCAGCGAACGCAAGGAACTTGAGCAACTCAAGGCCGATGTGGACCGCATGATGATCCATGATCTCAGGAGCCCGCTCTCGGGCATCATCGGGCTTCCACAGGCCATGCAGCAGGACGAAAATCTCACCAGAGAACAGAAGGAACTTTTGCATACCATCGAGCAGGCCGGGTATCGGATGCTCACGCAGGTCAATCTCTCGTTGGATCTCTACAAGATGGAAACGGGCCAGTACGTCTACCAGCCGAAGTCCGTTGACATGTGCAGGGTTCTCAAACGCGTCGCCGCTGATCTGGCGTCATTGGCACACGTCAGGGGGGTACGAATCCGGATCGCCATCAACGGCACGGATCTCGCCAGTGCTTCCAATTACATGGTCACTGCCGACGAACTGCTCATCAACACACTCATGAGCAACCTCGTGGCAAATGCCGTGGAGGCTTCGCCCTTCGGCAGCGCGGTGGATGTGATGCTGTTCACTAACGAGAGGCACCACGCACTTGCGGTGCACAACCTCGGTACCGTGCCCGAGGAGGTCCGAGACGACTTCTTCGGCAAATACGTTACCCACGGCAAGGAGAAGGGGACCGGGCTTGGCACTTACAGCGCAAGGCTCATGTCTGAAGCCATGGACGGTGATATCACGATGACAACCGGAGAGCAGAGTGGAACGACGGTTACGTTCCGTCTGCCGAAATAG